GATGATGACCGCGTTCCTGGCGGGGCTGCTGGGCGCCTTGCTGCTCGCCAACCTGCTTCGGCAACTGGCCGATTCACGTCACATCCTGTTGTCGCTGACCGCGCTGGCGCTGATCGGGCTGCCGTGGCTGCGCTGGATCGGCACTGGCGTATCCTGGATCGACGCCGCGCACGGCGGCCTGAACGCGGTGTTCGCGATCGATCTGGGATTGTCGATCGCCGGTCTGCTGTGTCTGCGCGCGGTACGGCGACCGTCTCCGGCAATGAAACGCCTGCCGTCCGCCCAAGCCAGCCCGGCGACCTGATCCGGTGTCGCTCTCGCTGCTACTGCTGGTGGTTCTGGGCGCGGTACCGAGCCTGGTCCTGCTGCTGATGCTCGGCAGCCGCGACCCCAAGCGCCTGCGCAATCTGCCGCGCAATGCGCGCGAATCCGTGACGCCCTGGCCGCCCGCACGGCGCCGTCTGATTGGCGCGCTGGCCGCACTGCCCGGCCTGTTGATGATGCTGAATGGCGAATGGGCCGCGTTTCTGATCTGGCTGGGTCTGTGTCTGTGCGGTGGCTGGCTGTGGGTGCACCGCCTGGCGCCCCCTGCGATCGGCGCGACGATGTCCCGCGACTGAGCGTCCGGCGAGCCGCTTTCGCGGCTCAGGCGCGAGCGGCGTTGCCGGACACCAGATCGGCCCAGCGAGACATCAGCGGCAGCGCGAAATCGTGGCCCATGCCCGGGATCAGTTCCAGACGCGAATTCCGAATCAGCTGGGCGCTGCGGCGGCCGTGTACCGGTCGCAGCAGCGGATCGGCCAGACCGTGCACCACCTGCGTCGGCACCCGAATCTGCGGCAGCAGATCTTCGAAGCTACCGGTGGAGACGATCGCGTGGGTCTGGCGCATCAGATCGCGCGGTCTGAAGGCGCGATCGTAGGCGCGGCCCGCCAGTTTGCGCCGGTATTCGATGGGTGTCGGAAAGCCGGGGCTGCCGACACGATTGAGCATCGCCGTGGTCTTGTGAATCACCTGCTCGCGCGTCTTCGGCCGCGGACCGATGCCCGCCATGCGCCACAGCACGTCCAGCCGCGCCGGGGGCAGCTTGGGATGGTTGGTACTGGACATGATCGAGCACAGGCTGCTGACTCGCCTCGGATAACGGGCGGCGACAATCTGGGAAATCATGCCGCCCATGGACACACCGAGCAGATGCGCCTTGCCGACCTGCAGGGCGTCCAGCAATCCCATCGCGTCATCGGCCATGTCGTGCAGGTCATAGTTCGCCGCCCCCGCCCGCCCGAAACGGGCACGCAGCCAGTCGCGTGGAAGATTGACGCGAATGCCGCGGTCAGCGTGCGCGGACAGTCCGGCATCGCGATTGTCGAAGCGGATCAGGCGAAAGCCGCGGTCCACCAGCGCCGCGCACAGGGCCTCCGGCCAGTGGATCAACTGTCCGCCCAGACCCATCACCATCAGCAAAGGTTCACCATGATCCGGACCCGCTTGTTCCCAGGAGAGTTGCAGCCCATTGACGCAGGCGCTGCCGGCGGACCAGCACATTTTCATTTCAGAGGTATGACATTCGGGTGACGGTTCGGCGACGCTATCAAATCCCGAAAAAAAGTGTCACCTCATGCGTGCCATTCACCACACCGTGCGCTGTGGCAGCAGGCCGTGCAGTTCGCCCGACTCCAGTTCCCGCCATTGTCCGGAGGGCAGCCTGCCCAGCTGGATATTGATGATGCGTATGCGTTGCAGGCGCCGTACCTTGTAGCCGAACTCGGCGCACATGCGCCGGATCTGCCGGTTGAGCCCCTGCGTCAGGACCATGCGCAGCACATGCTCGCCGCGTGCACCGTGCACGCGCGTGACGCGGCAGGGCTTGGTGGTCTGCTTCAGTTCCGGCAGCCACACCCCGCGCGACATCCCG
The window above is part of the Gammaproteobacteria bacterium genome. Proteins encoded here:
- a CDS encoding alpha/beta fold hydrolase codes for the protein MCWSAGSACVNGLQLSWEQAGPDHGEPLLMVMGLGGQLIHWPEALCAALVDRGFRLIRFDNRDAGLSAHADRGIRVNLPRDWLRARFGRAGAANYDLHDMADDAMGLLDALQVGKAHLLGVSMGGMISQIVAARYPRRVSSLCSIMSSTNHPKLPPARLDVLWRMAGIGPRPKTREQVIHKTTAMLNRVGSPGFPTPIEYRRKLAGRAYDRAFRPRDLMRQTHAIVSTGSFEDLLPQIRVPTQVVHGLADPLLRPVHGRRSAQLIRNSRLELIPGMGHDFALPLMSRWADLVSGNAARA